In Pasteurella multocida subsp. multocida OH4807, a genomic segment contains:
- a CDS encoding zinc protease (COG2321 Predicted metalloprotease) yields MRWRGRRESTNVEDRRSSGSNVRGGKKTGILGLIILLIGAYYGVDLSGLVGTPDFSAQQSRTLNSQEENELNRLSRVVLADTETVWGNYFLRQNRHYQAPVMVLYQGATHTACGTGQSAMGPFYCPNDNKVYLDLSFYHDMKTQLGAGGEAAFAYVIAHEVGHHIQNQLGILSQVNRLRQQSHQTEANRLSVKLELQADCFAGVWAHQASKTGLFETGDIERAFLAAEAVGDDRLQKRSQGYVVPDSFTHGTSAQRLQWFKVGLNTGDPNQCHTFQ; encoded by the coding sequence ATGCGTTGGCGTGGTCGTAGAGAAAGTACAAATGTTGAGGATCGTCGTTCAAGTGGCAGTAACGTGAGAGGCGGTAAAAAAACAGGTATTTTAGGGCTGATTATTTTGTTAATTGGAGCTTATTATGGTGTCGATTTATCTGGCTTAGTCGGCACGCCCGATTTTAGTGCCCAGCAATCTCGAACGCTCAATTCACAAGAAGAAAATGAGCTAAATCGTTTATCACGCGTAGTATTAGCGGATACAGAAACCGTGTGGGGAAATTATTTTCTTCGCCAGAATCGGCATTACCAAGCACCTGTTATGGTGTTATACCAAGGTGCCACACATACTGCCTGTGGAACAGGGCAATCTGCAATGGGGCCTTTTTATTGTCCAAATGACAACAAAGTTTATCTTGATTTATCGTTCTACCACGATATGAAAACGCAATTAGGCGCAGGGGGCGAAGCCGCATTTGCTTACGTCATTGCACATGAAGTAGGGCACCATATTCAAAACCAGCTTGGTATCCTTTCTCAAGTCAATCGCTTACGTCAACAAAGCCATCAGACGGAAGCAAATCGTTTATCGGTAAAATTAGAATTACAAGCAGATTGTTTTGCTGGCGTTTGGGCACACCAAGCCTCAAAAACAGGTCTTTTTGAAACAGGTGATATAGAACGTGCCTTTCTTGCAGCAGAAGCTGTCGGCGATGATCGCTTACAAAAGCGTAGCCAAGGCTATGTCGTGCCTGACAGCTTTACTCATGGCACGTCAGCTCAACGTTTACAATGGTTTAAAGTTGGGTTAAATACAGGTGATCCTAACCAGTGCCATACCTTTCAATAA